Proteins encoded by one window of Primulina huaijiensis isolate GDHJ02 chromosome 1, ASM1229523v2, whole genome shotgun sequence:
- the LOC140973875 gene encoding protein trichome birefringence-like 19, with protein MEPPFPKNLTIGKKTKDISIILSLALVLLAVFCLYNPYLLKYPSLALYKNSDDDIETTEKCDISRGEWIPHPDSPYYTNKTCWAIHEHQNCMKYGRPDSDFIKWRWKPDGCALPEFNPSQFLDMVRDKSLAFVGDSVGRNQMQSMICLLSRVEYPIDVSTSSDQYFKRWRYVNYNFTIAAFWTPFLVRSQERGSYGPTHTGLFNLYLDEFDHSWTTQIDDFDYVILNSGHWLTRTAVYYENRSVVGCHYCQLPNITELKMSYAYRRVFRTALKAINGREHFKGVTFLRTFSPSHFEGGLWNEGGNCVRTRPFRSNETVLEGVGLEFYTIQLEEFSFAERERKKRLRLLDTTHAMLLRPDGHPSRYGHWPDENVTLYNDCVHWCLPGPIDSWADFLFHLLKLEA; from the exons ATGGAGCCTCCCTTTCCCAAAAACCTGACCATAGGTAAAAAAACAAAGGATATTTCCATTATATTATCCCTAGCATTAGTCCTCCTCGCCGTTTTCTGTCTATATAATCCATATCTGCTTAAATATCCTTCATTAGCACTCTACAAAAACTCAGACGACGATATTGAAACAACTGAAAAGTGTGATATCTCCAGAGGGGAATGGATCCCTCATCCGGACTCTCCGTATTACACGAATAAGACGTGTTGGGCGATCCATGAGCACCAGAACTGTATGAAATACGGGAGACCCGATTCGGATTTCATCAAGTGGAGGTGGAAACCGGACGGCTGTGCTTTGCCGGAGTTTAACCCGTCTCAGTTCCTGGACATGGTCCGGGATAAGTCTTTGGCATTTGTTGGGGATTCTGTAGGGAGGAACCAAATGCAATCCATGATATGTCTTCTATCCAGG gtGGAATATCCGATCGACGTTTCGACCTCATCAGACCAGTACTTCAAACGCTGGAGATACGTTAATTATAACTTCACCATCGCCGCCTTCTGGACGCCGTTCCTGGTCCGATCCCAAGAACGAGGCTCCTACGGCCCGACTCATACCGGTCTCTTCAACCTCTATCTCGACGAGTTCGACCACTCATGGACCACTCAAATCGACGATTTCGATTATGTCATCCTCAACTCCGGCCACTGGCTCACTCGCACCGCCGTCTACTACGAGAACCGCAGCGTCGTTGGCTGCCACTACTGCCAGCTCCCTAACATCACCGAGCTCAAAATGAGTTACGCCTACCGTCGCGTGTTCCGCACCGCGCTTAAAGCTATCAACGGTAGAGAACATTTCAAAGGAGTAACGTTTTTGCGTACCTTTTCTCCTTCGCATTTTGAAGGCGGATTGTGGAACGAAGGCGGGAACTGTGTGAGGACGCGTCCGTTTCGCAGCAACGAGACGGTGCTGGAGGGTGTAGGTTTGGAGTTTTACACGATCCAACTGGAAGAATTTAGCTTTGCGGAGAGGGAAAGGAAGAAGAGATTGAGATTACTGGATACGACGCATGCGATGCTCTTGAGGCCCGATGGGCATCCGAGTAGGTACGGGCACTGGCCCGATGAGAATGTGACTTTGTATAACGATTGCGTGCATTGGTGCTTGCCCGGCCCGATTGATTCTTGGGCCGATTTTTTGTTTCACTTGTTAAAGTTAGAGGCCTGA
- the LOC140973862 gene encoding isoprenylcysteine alpha-carbonyl methylesterase ICME-like isoform X1, with protein sequence METASSSSSEIFPPNGVNQGSKVDSRIGVATFSTSSSTQHRRRRGCEKMVSRPRRRQQAFGREIGHAAAETYLLARLSFKLLSYLGIGYRWITRLLALTLYAMFLMPGFVQVGFLYFFSSQIRRSVVYGDQPRNRLDLYLPANSDGLKPVVAFVTGGAWIIGYKAWGCLLGLQLAERDVIVACIDYRNFPQGTISDMLADVSRGIAYICENVVEFGGDPDKIYLMGQSAGAHIGACVLVQQAVKESRGDSISWSVSQMNAYFGLSGGYIDRYNLPKLVDHFHSRGLYRSIFLSIMEGQKSLEQFSPEMILQNPSSKNAISLLPRIVLFHGTSDYSIPSDASKMFVETLQKEGVRADLILYDGKTHTDLFLQDPLRGGKDKLFDDLVALIHADDEEALARDALAPPKRRFVPEILLRLGRQVSPF encoded by the exons ATGGAAACTGCGTCTTCTTCTTCCTCGGAGATTTTTCCTCCAAATGGGGTGAACCAAGGATCGAAAGTCGATTCTCGGATCGGGGTCGCCACATTTTCAACCTCGTCCTCGACCCAGCATCGGCGACGGAGAGGCTGCGAGAAGATGGTATCTCGCCCGAGGAGGCGTCAGCAGGCGTTTGGCCGTGAAATAGGCCACGCTGCTGCGGAGACTTATTTGCTCGCTCGCCTCAGCTTCAAGCTTCTTAGCTACCTCGG GATAGGCTACCGATGGATTACTAGATTACTTGCCCTCACGCTTTATGCCATGTTTCTTATGCCTGGGTTTGTCCAAG TTGGGTTTCTATATTTCTTTTCAAGCCAAATCCGTCGAAGTGTTGTTTATGGAGATCAACCAAGAAACAG GTTGGATTTATATCTGCCCGCAAATAGTGATGGCCTGAAGCCAGTTGTGGCGTTCGTGACGGGTGGGGCATGGATTATTGG GTACAAGGCATGGGGTTGTCTTCTGGGACTACAATTAGCGGAAAGAGACGTCATAGTGGCATGCATTGATTACAG GAATTTTCCACAGGGAACAATCAGTGATATGTTAGCAGATGTTTCTCGAGGGATTGCTTACATTTGTGAAAATGTAGTTGAATTCGGAGGTGACCCTGATAA AATTTATTTGATGGGTCAGTCAGCTGGTGCTCATATTGGTGCCTGTGTTCTTGTGCAGCAGGCAGTAAAAGAATCCAGAGGAGACAGCATATCTTGGAGCGTATCCCAGATGAATGCTTATTTCGGTTTATCTGGGGG CTATATTGACAGGTACAATTTACCCAAATTAGTTGACCATTTCCACAGTCGGGGCTTGTATCGTTCCATCTTTTTGAG TATAATGGAAGGCCAAAAATCATTGGAACAATTTTCTCCTGAAATGATTCTACAAAATCCAAGCTCAAAAAATGCAATTTCCCTGCTCCCTCGTATTGTTCTTTTCCATGGTACTTCGGATTATTCCATACCCTCAGATGCAAG TAAGATGTTTGTGGAAACACTCCAGAAAGAAGGGGTTCGAGCTGATCTTATCTTGTATGATGGAAAAACTCATACTGATTTATTCCTCCAG GATCCCCTACGAGGTGGTAAAGACAAGCTTTTTGACGATCTGGTAGCTCTTATACATGCCGACGATGAGGAAGCTCTTGCAAGGGATGCTCTGGCTCCTCCAAAACGGCGTTTTGTTCCAGAAATATTGTTGAGATTAGGTCGTCAAGTAAGTCCTTTTTAA
- the LOC140973862 gene encoding isoprenylcysteine alpha-carbonyl methylesterase ICME-like isoform X2: METASSSSSEIFPPNGVNQGSKVDSRIGVATFSTSSSTQHRRRRGCEKMVSRPRRRQQAFGREIGHAAAETYLLARLSFKLLSYLGIGYRWITRLLALTLYAMFLMPGFVQVGFLYFFSSQIRRSVVYGDQPRNRLDLYLPANSDGLKPVVAFVTGGAWIIGYKAWGCLLGLQLAERDVIVACIDYRNFPQGTISDMLADVSRGIAYICENVVEFGGDPDKIYLMGQSAGAHIGACVLVQQAVKESRGDSISWSVSQMNAYFGLSGGYNLPKLVDHFHSRGLYRSIFLSIMEGQKSLEQFSPEMILQNPSSKNAISLLPRIVLFHGTSDYSIPSDASKMFVETLQKEGVRADLILYDGKTHTDLFLQDPLRGGKDKLFDDLVALIHADDEEALARDALAPPKRRFVPEILLRLGRQVSPF; encoded by the exons ATGGAAACTGCGTCTTCTTCTTCCTCGGAGATTTTTCCTCCAAATGGGGTGAACCAAGGATCGAAAGTCGATTCTCGGATCGGGGTCGCCACATTTTCAACCTCGTCCTCGACCCAGCATCGGCGACGGAGAGGCTGCGAGAAGATGGTATCTCGCCCGAGGAGGCGTCAGCAGGCGTTTGGCCGTGAAATAGGCCACGCTGCTGCGGAGACTTATTTGCTCGCTCGCCTCAGCTTCAAGCTTCTTAGCTACCTCGG GATAGGCTACCGATGGATTACTAGATTACTTGCCCTCACGCTTTATGCCATGTTTCTTATGCCTGGGTTTGTCCAAG TTGGGTTTCTATATTTCTTTTCAAGCCAAATCCGTCGAAGTGTTGTTTATGGAGATCAACCAAGAAACAG GTTGGATTTATATCTGCCCGCAAATAGTGATGGCCTGAAGCCAGTTGTGGCGTTCGTGACGGGTGGGGCATGGATTATTGG GTACAAGGCATGGGGTTGTCTTCTGGGACTACAATTAGCGGAAAGAGACGTCATAGTGGCATGCATTGATTACAG GAATTTTCCACAGGGAACAATCAGTGATATGTTAGCAGATGTTTCTCGAGGGATTGCTTACATTTGTGAAAATGTAGTTGAATTCGGAGGTGACCCTGATAA AATTTATTTGATGGGTCAGTCAGCTGGTGCTCATATTGGTGCCTGTGTTCTTGTGCAGCAGGCAGTAAAAGAATCCAGAGGAGACAGCATATCTTGGAGCGTATCCCAGATGAATGCTTATTTCGGTTTATCTGGGGG GTACAATTTACCCAAATTAGTTGACCATTTCCACAGTCGGGGCTTGTATCGTTCCATCTTTTTGAG TATAATGGAAGGCCAAAAATCATTGGAACAATTTTCTCCTGAAATGATTCTACAAAATCCAAGCTCAAAAAATGCAATTTCCCTGCTCCCTCGTATTGTTCTTTTCCATGGTACTTCGGATTATTCCATACCCTCAGATGCAAG TAAGATGTTTGTGGAAACACTCCAGAAAGAAGGGGTTCGAGCTGATCTTATCTTGTATGATGGAAAAACTCATACTGATTTATTCCTCCAG GATCCCCTACGAGGTGGTAAAGACAAGCTTTTTGACGATCTGGTAGCTCTTATACATGCCGACGATGAGGAAGCTCTTGCAAGGGATGCTCTGGCTCCTCCAAAACGGCGTTTTGTTCCAGAAATATTGTTGAGATTAGGTCGTCAAGTAAGTCCTTTTTAA
- the LOC140973882 gene encoding uncharacterized protein isoform X1, producing MVNYYLGEDFAFPKKENPYLRYTHRIIDVLGSARLGSACWLLLSWLFLQSTPKSSIPRSLVEDMLVAKDYANLSDGYLENVQVLKGTDNDQSMVNNIPSQLQSFETIESAAAIHNGTLSVQSENSSRNLEILGAHLSTREIDSCSVSGVKRPRMTVDEKQPSVHVIYTSLTKDSKRKLEELLQEWSQWNLHNCPPSNYETQDSNVLQSGEETYFPALRIDLDKSSAVAFWVDDEMKNPSSKELMPLDGMSVPVYDREYSLALTSADVSSSLDGGQSLDTSRCFNCGSYSHALRDCPKPRDNVAVNNARKQHKSAKRNQHSGSRNSTRYYQDSRVKKYDGLVPGSLDAETRKLLGLGEFDPPPWLNRMREIGYPPAYIEPEEEDQPSGITIFGDDTTKEELEDGEILGASYKKLFTKLSVEFPGINSPIPEKADERLWAPCYSSSSRSRRRSRDIEDGPPGCDPGMSPSLSNHFCRYVDHDSQVSPSMSWSSTFGRSLSNRGRRSPFDRDNGSSNHDRYGTY from the exons ATGGTTAATTATTACTTAGGAGAAGACTTTGCGTTTCCCAAAAAGGAAAATCCTTATCTTAGGTACACGCATCGAATTATCGACGTCctcggctcggctcggctcggctcggctTGTTGGCTTCTACTGAGCTGGTTGTTCTTGCAGTCCACACCCAAATCATCCATCCCAAGATCTCTG GTAGAAGACATGCTCGTTGCTAAGGATTATGCAAACCTGTCTGATGGCTACCTTGAAAATGTTCAAGTTCTAAAGGGAACTGACAATGACCAAAGCATGGTTAACAATATTCCTTCCCAGCTGCAAAGTTTTGAAACTATTGAATCTGCTGCAGCTATTCATAATGGAACCCTATCTGTTCAAAGTGAAAACAGTTCAAGGAATCTTGAGATACTTGGAGCCCATTTAAGTACTCGGGAAATAGATTCCTGTT CAGTATCCGGTGTTAAAAGACCCCGGATGACTGTGGATGAAAAGCAACCATCAGTGCATGTTATATACACCTCTCTGACCAA AGATAGTAAACGAAAGCTTGAGGAGTTATTACAGGAGTGGTCTCAATGGAATTTACACAACTGCCCACCATCAAAT TATGAAACTCAGGATTCAAACGTCCTTCAATCTGGAGAAGAGACCTACTTCCCAGCTCTTCGCATTGACTTGGATAAGTCTTCTGCTGTG GCCTTTTGGGTGGACGATGAGATGAAAAACCCATCAAGTAAGGAACTGATGCCATTGGATGGAATGTCTGTCCCTGTTTATGATCGTGAATATTCTTTAGCTTTGACTTCTGCTGATGTTTCCAGTAGTTTGGatgg AGGGCAAAGTTTAGATACTTCCCGGTGTTTTAACTGTGGTTCATACAGCCATGCACTAAGAGATTGCCCTAAGCCACGTGACAATGTTGCTGTCAATAATGCTCGGAAGCAACACAAATCTGCTAAAAGAAACCAACATTCAGGTTCTCGTAATTCAACTCGATATTATCAAGATTCTCGGGTTAAAAAATATGATGGTTTGGTGCCTGGTTCCCTTGATGCTGAAACTCGAAAATTATTGGGACTTGGG GAGTTTGATCCACCTCCATGGCTTAACAGAATGCGAGAAATAGGATATCCACCTGCCTATATAG AACCCGAGGAGGAGGATCAACCATCGGGGATTACAATTTTTGGAGATGACACTACTAAGGAAGAACTCGAAGATGGGGAAATTCTAGGTGCAAGTTATAAGAAACTATTCACCAAATTGAGTGTTGAATTCCCAGGAATAAACTCTCCAATCCCAGAAAAAGCAGATGAAAGACTCTGGGCACCTTGCTATTCAAGTTCAAGTCGTTCTAGAAGGCGGTCTAGGGACATTGAAGATGGACCTCCCGGCTGCGATCCTGGAATGAGCCCTTCTTTATCGAATCATTTTTGTAGATATGTTGATCATGACTCACAGGTAAGTCCATCAATGTCTTGGAGTTCTACATTTGGCAGATCCTTGTCAAATAGAGGTAGACGAAGCCCTTTCGACCGGGACAATGGTTCTTCGAATCATGACCGCTATGGTACTTATTAA
- the LOC140973882 gene encoding uncharacterized protein isoform X3, whose amino-acid sequence MVNYYLGEDFAFPKKENPYLRYTHRIIDVLGSARLGSACWLLLSWLFLQSTPKSSIPRSLVEDMLVAKDYANLSDGYLENVQVLKGTDNDQSMVNNIPSQLQSFETIESAAAIHNGTLSVQSENSSRNLEILGAHLSTREIDSCSVSGVKRPRMTVDEKQPSVHVIYTSLTKDSKRKLEELLQEWSQWNLHNCPPSNDSNVLQSGEETYFPALRIDLDKSSAVAFWVDDEMKNPSSKELMPLDGMSVPVYDREYSLALTSADVSSSLDGGQSLDTSRCFNCGSYSHALRDCPKPRDNVAVNNARKQHKSAKRNQHSGSRNSTRYYQDSRVKKYDGLVPGSLDAETRKLLGLGEFDPPPWLNRMREIGYPPAYIEPEEEDQPSGITIFGDDTTKEELEDGEILGASYKKLFTKLSVEFPGINSPIPEKADERLWAPCYSSSSRSRRRSRDIEDGPPGCDPGMSPSLSNHFCRYVDHDSQVSPSMSWSSTFGRSLSNRGRRSPFDRDNGSSNHDRYGTY is encoded by the exons ATGGTTAATTATTACTTAGGAGAAGACTTTGCGTTTCCCAAAAAGGAAAATCCTTATCTTAGGTACACGCATCGAATTATCGACGTCctcggctcggctcggctcggctcggctTGTTGGCTTCTACTGAGCTGGTTGTTCTTGCAGTCCACACCCAAATCATCCATCCCAAGATCTCTG GTAGAAGACATGCTCGTTGCTAAGGATTATGCAAACCTGTCTGATGGCTACCTTGAAAATGTTCAAGTTCTAAAGGGAACTGACAATGACCAAAGCATGGTTAACAATATTCCTTCCCAGCTGCAAAGTTTTGAAACTATTGAATCTGCTGCAGCTATTCATAATGGAACCCTATCTGTTCAAAGTGAAAACAGTTCAAGGAATCTTGAGATACTTGGAGCCCATTTAAGTACTCGGGAAATAGATTCCTGTT CAGTATCCGGTGTTAAAAGACCCCGGATGACTGTGGATGAAAAGCAACCATCAGTGCATGTTATATACACCTCTCTGACCAA AGATAGTAAACGAAAGCTTGAGGAGTTATTACAGGAGTGGTCTCAATGGAATTTACACAACTGCCCACCATCAAAT GATTCAAACGTCCTTCAATCTGGAGAAGAGACCTACTTCCCAGCTCTTCGCATTGACTTGGATAAGTCTTCTGCTGTG GCCTTTTGGGTGGACGATGAGATGAAAAACCCATCAAGTAAGGAACTGATGCCATTGGATGGAATGTCTGTCCCTGTTTATGATCGTGAATATTCTTTAGCTTTGACTTCTGCTGATGTTTCCAGTAGTTTGGatgg AGGGCAAAGTTTAGATACTTCCCGGTGTTTTAACTGTGGTTCATACAGCCATGCACTAAGAGATTGCCCTAAGCCACGTGACAATGTTGCTGTCAATAATGCTCGGAAGCAACACAAATCTGCTAAAAGAAACCAACATTCAGGTTCTCGTAATTCAACTCGATATTATCAAGATTCTCGGGTTAAAAAATATGATGGTTTGGTGCCTGGTTCCCTTGATGCTGAAACTCGAAAATTATTGGGACTTGGG GAGTTTGATCCACCTCCATGGCTTAACAGAATGCGAGAAATAGGATATCCACCTGCCTATATAG AACCCGAGGAGGAGGATCAACCATCGGGGATTACAATTTTTGGAGATGACACTACTAAGGAAGAACTCGAAGATGGGGAAATTCTAGGTGCAAGTTATAAGAAACTATTCACCAAATTGAGTGTTGAATTCCCAGGAATAAACTCTCCAATCCCAGAAAAAGCAGATGAAAGACTCTGGGCACCTTGCTATTCAAGTTCAAGTCGTTCTAGAAGGCGGTCTAGGGACATTGAAGATGGACCTCCCGGCTGCGATCCTGGAATGAGCCCTTCTTTATCGAATCATTTTTGTAGATATGTTGATCATGACTCACAGGTAAGTCCATCAATGTCTTGGAGTTCTACATTTGGCAGATCCTTGTCAAATAGAGGTAGACGAAGCCCTTTCGACCGGGACAATGGTTCTTCGAATCATGACCGCTATGGTACTTATTAA
- the LOC140973882 gene encoding uncharacterized protein isoform X2, translating into MVNYYLGEDFAFPKKENPYLRYTHRIIDVLGSARLGSACWLLLSWLFLQSTPKSSIPRSLVEDMLVAKDYANLSDGYLENVQVLKGTDNDQSMVNNIPSQLQSFETIESAAAIHNGTLSVQSENSSRNLEILGAHLSTREIDSCLSGVKRPRMTVDEKQPSVHVIYTSLTKDSKRKLEELLQEWSQWNLHNCPPSNYETQDSNVLQSGEETYFPALRIDLDKSSAVAFWVDDEMKNPSSKELMPLDGMSVPVYDREYSLALTSADVSSSLDGGQSLDTSRCFNCGSYSHALRDCPKPRDNVAVNNARKQHKSAKRNQHSGSRNSTRYYQDSRVKKYDGLVPGSLDAETRKLLGLGEFDPPPWLNRMREIGYPPAYIEPEEEDQPSGITIFGDDTTKEELEDGEILGASYKKLFTKLSVEFPGINSPIPEKADERLWAPCYSSSSRSRRRSRDIEDGPPGCDPGMSPSLSNHFCRYVDHDSQVSPSMSWSSTFGRSLSNRGRRSPFDRDNGSSNHDRYGTY; encoded by the exons ATGGTTAATTATTACTTAGGAGAAGACTTTGCGTTTCCCAAAAAGGAAAATCCTTATCTTAGGTACACGCATCGAATTATCGACGTCctcggctcggctcggctcggctcggctTGTTGGCTTCTACTGAGCTGGTTGTTCTTGCAGTCCACACCCAAATCATCCATCCCAAGATCTCTG GTAGAAGACATGCTCGTTGCTAAGGATTATGCAAACCTGTCTGATGGCTACCTTGAAAATGTTCAAGTTCTAAAGGGAACTGACAATGACCAAAGCATGGTTAACAATATTCCTTCCCAGCTGCAAAGTTTTGAAACTATTGAATCTGCTGCAGCTATTCATAATGGAACCCTATCTGTTCAAAGTGAAAACAGTTCAAGGAATCTTGAGATACTTGGAGCCCATTTAAGTACTCGGGAAATAGATTCCTGTT TATCCGGTGTTAAAAGACCCCGGATGACTGTGGATGAAAAGCAACCATCAGTGCATGTTATATACACCTCTCTGACCAA AGATAGTAAACGAAAGCTTGAGGAGTTATTACAGGAGTGGTCTCAATGGAATTTACACAACTGCCCACCATCAAAT TATGAAACTCAGGATTCAAACGTCCTTCAATCTGGAGAAGAGACCTACTTCCCAGCTCTTCGCATTGACTTGGATAAGTCTTCTGCTGTG GCCTTTTGGGTGGACGATGAGATGAAAAACCCATCAAGTAAGGAACTGATGCCATTGGATGGAATGTCTGTCCCTGTTTATGATCGTGAATATTCTTTAGCTTTGACTTCTGCTGATGTTTCCAGTAGTTTGGatgg AGGGCAAAGTTTAGATACTTCCCGGTGTTTTAACTGTGGTTCATACAGCCATGCACTAAGAGATTGCCCTAAGCCACGTGACAATGTTGCTGTCAATAATGCTCGGAAGCAACACAAATCTGCTAAAAGAAACCAACATTCAGGTTCTCGTAATTCAACTCGATATTATCAAGATTCTCGGGTTAAAAAATATGATGGTTTGGTGCCTGGTTCCCTTGATGCTGAAACTCGAAAATTATTGGGACTTGGG GAGTTTGATCCACCTCCATGGCTTAACAGAATGCGAGAAATAGGATATCCACCTGCCTATATAG AACCCGAGGAGGAGGATCAACCATCGGGGATTACAATTTTTGGAGATGACACTACTAAGGAAGAACTCGAAGATGGGGAAATTCTAGGTGCAAGTTATAAGAAACTATTCACCAAATTGAGTGTTGAATTCCCAGGAATAAACTCTCCAATCCCAGAAAAAGCAGATGAAAGACTCTGGGCACCTTGCTATTCAAGTTCAAGTCGTTCTAGAAGGCGGTCTAGGGACATTGAAGATGGACCTCCCGGCTGCGATCCTGGAATGAGCCCTTCTTTATCGAATCATTTTTGTAGATATGTTGATCATGACTCACAGGTAAGTCCATCAATGTCTTGGAGTTCTACATTTGGCAGATCCTTGTCAAATAGAGGTAGACGAAGCCCTTTCGACCGGGACAATGGTTCTTCGAATCATGACCGCTATGGTACTTATTAA
- the LOC140973882 gene encoding uncharacterized protein isoform X4 — MLVAKDYANLSDGYLENVQVLKGTDNDQSMVNNIPSQLQSFETIESAAAIHNGTLSVQSENSSRNLEILGAHLSTREIDSCSVSGVKRPRMTVDEKQPSVHVIYTSLTKDSKRKLEELLQEWSQWNLHNCPPSNYETQDSNVLQSGEETYFPALRIDLDKSSAVAFWVDDEMKNPSSKELMPLDGMSVPVYDREYSLALTSADVSSSLDGGQSLDTSRCFNCGSYSHALRDCPKPRDNVAVNNARKQHKSAKRNQHSGSRNSTRYYQDSRVKKYDGLVPGSLDAETRKLLGLGEFDPPPWLNRMREIGYPPAYIEPEEEDQPSGITIFGDDTTKEELEDGEILGASYKKLFTKLSVEFPGINSPIPEKADERLWAPCYSSSSRSRRRSRDIEDGPPGCDPGMSPSLSNHFCRYVDHDSQVSPSMSWSSTFGRSLSNRGRRSPFDRDNGSSNHDRYGTY, encoded by the exons ATGCTCGTTGCTAAGGATTATGCAAACCTGTCTGATGGCTACCTTGAAAATGTTCAAGTTCTAAAGGGAACTGACAATGACCAAAGCATGGTTAACAATATTCCTTCCCAGCTGCAAAGTTTTGAAACTATTGAATCTGCTGCAGCTATTCATAATGGAACCCTATCTGTTCAAAGTGAAAACAGTTCAAGGAATCTTGAGATACTTGGAGCCCATTTAAGTACTCGGGAAATAGATTCCTGTT CAGTATCCGGTGTTAAAAGACCCCGGATGACTGTGGATGAAAAGCAACCATCAGTGCATGTTATATACACCTCTCTGACCAA AGATAGTAAACGAAAGCTTGAGGAGTTATTACAGGAGTGGTCTCAATGGAATTTACACAACTGCCCACCATCAAAT TATGAAACTCAGGATTCAAACGTCCTTCAATCTGGAGAAGAGACCTACTTCCCAGCTCTTCGCATTGACTTGGATAAGTCTTCTGCTGTG GCCTTTTGGGTGGACGATGAGATGAAAAACCCATCAAGTAAGGAACTGATGCCATTGGATGGAATGTCTGTCCCTGTTTATGATCGTGAATATTCTTTAGCTTTGACTTCTGCTGATGTTTCCAGTAGTTTGGatgg AGGGCAAAGTTTAGATACTTCCCGGTGTTTTAACTGTGGTTCATACAGCCATGCACTAAGAGATTGCCCTAAGCCACGTGACAATGTTGCTGTCAATAATGCTCGGAAGCAACACAAATCTGCTAAAAGAAACCAACATTCAGGTTCTCGTAATTCAACTCGATATTATCAAGATTCTCGGGTTAAAAAATATGATGGTTTGGTGCCTGGTTCCCTTGATGCTGAAACTCGAAAATTATTGGGACTTGGG GAGTTTGATCCACCTCCATGGCTTAACAGAATGCGAGAAATAGGATATCCACCTGCCTATATAG AACCCGAGGAGGAGGATCAACCATCGGGGATTACAATTTTTGGAGATGACACTACTAAGGAAGAACTCGAAGATGGGGAAATTCTAGGTGCAAGTTATAAGAAACTATTCACCAAATTGAGTGTTGAATTCCCAGGAATAAACTCTCCAATCCCAGAAAAAGCAGATGAAAGACTCTGGGCACCTTGCTATTCAAGTTCAAGTCGTTCTAGAAGGCGGTCTAGGGACATTGAAGATGGACCTCCCGGCTGCGATCCTGGAATGAGCCCTTCTTTATCGAATCATTTTTGTAGATATGTTGATCATGACTCACAGGTAAGTCCATCAATGTCTTGGAGTTCTACATTTGGCAGATCCTTGTCAAATAGAGGTAGACGAAGCCCTTTCGACCGGGACAATGGTTCTTCGAATCATGACCGCTATGGTACTTATTAA